The following DNA comes from Streptomyces pristinaespiralis.
AGCCGCCGTCGCTCCAGAGCCCGGCGAAGACGGGCGAGGTGTACGTCGCGCCCGGCCCGAGCCGCAGCAGCCCGGAATCGTCGTGTCCCGCTCCTCCGGTGATCTGTACGGCCCCGTCAGGCAGCCGCTGCACGCAGATCCGCCACGATCCGGACCAGCCGAGGGCGCAGCCGTACACCTCGCCGTGCTCCTCGGTGGCGCCGTCCGCGTCGAGGGCCACCCACGGCAGGTGCTGGTGGCCGGTGTGTCCGCGCCGGCTGCCGATGGTCGTCTCCCCGTACGGAAGCTCGCCGCGCGCGAGGCGGGACTCGGCGGCCCAGCGGCCGTGCAGCTGGGAGAGCCGCCAGCCCTCCCGCAGCGGCAGCGTCCAGGCGGCGGCGTCGGCCCGGAGCAGTTCGAGGTCCGGGCCTTCGCCCTCGTGGGCGACGGTGACCCAGCGCTCGATCACGTCGCCGTCGCCGCGCATGCGGTAGTGAAGGACCAGGCCCAGCCCCACCAGCTCGTCACGGAAGCGCAGCCTCAGCTCGTCGTCCTCTGCGGTCCAGCCGGCGAAGGCCCATTCCGTGCCGCGGACGCTGTCCGTCCTGACCGACAGCGCCGGGCGTACGAAGCGCGGGCCGCCTTCGACGGGGTACTCCTCGCGGCCGTCGAGCGGGGCTTCGAAGGGGCGGTAGGGCGGCGGGTCCGCGGCCGCGAGGGCCTGTGCTGCGGCGGCCGGGATACGCGCGCCCCAGTGGAGGTGCACCACCTCGTCCGCGTCGGTGAGGTGGAGCACGTAGCTGCTCGTGGGGCCGGAGAGGACCCAGGTACGCCCTTTGCCAACGTTCTCGATCATCTGACCCCTCGGATACTCACAGGTCCGCACAGGCCCGCACATCATCCGCCGGGCCGGGCCCGGTGGCAACGGCGCACCGGGGTCGCCAACCGCCGTGCCTGAAGGCCAGGATGATTGGCCGATGAACGTGTGTCGTATGGTCGAGGCCGCGCCATCGCCCGGCGAACAGCGCCGGCGACTGTCCTCCGAAGGAGTCCCCGTGACGCAGCAGCTGCCGCAGGTCCCCTCTACAGAACCCGAGCTGACCGGGGTCCGTAACTTCCGGGACGTGGGCGGTCTGCCGACGACGGACGGGCGGACGGTGCGGCCCGGCAGGCTCTTCCGCAGCGGCCACCTGGCGCACGCGACGGCGTCCGACGCCGCGTTCCTGTCGGCTCTGGGCCTCCACACGATCTTCGACTTCCGCAACGCCGCGGACCAGCGGCTCGAGGGACCGGACATCGACCTGCCCGGCGTCCGCAACGTGAACCTGCCGCTGAGCGATCCGGCGGACGGGGCGGAGTTCTGGAAGATGGTCCGGGACGGGAATCTGGACGAGCTGAAGTCGATCCTCGCGGACGGCAAGGGCGCCGGACGGATGATCGCCTCGTACCGGATGATCATCAAGGAGCGGACGGCGGAGCACAGCCGGGTGCTCCACGCCCTGGCGGAGGACAGCGTCCCCGCCCTGATGCACTGCGCCGCGGGCAAGGACCGCGCCGGTCTGTCGATAGCGGTGTCGCTGCTCGCCGTCGGTGTGGAGCGGGACGCCATCGAGGCGGACTACCTCAAGTCCAACGACCCGCACCGCCGTTACAAGGTCCGGCGCAGCGGCAACGGTCCGGACGCGATGTCGCCCGAGGTGATGGAGCTGCTCAGCCCGCTCTTCGACGCCCGTGCCGAGTACCTGGCCGCGGCCTTCGAGGCGATCGAGGAGAACTGGGGCACGACCGAGCGCTATCTCACCGAGGGCCTGCGGCTGTCCCCGGCGACGCGTGAGCGTCTTCGGGAACGGCTGCTCGAGGGCTGAGCCGCCCGCTACTGGTTCTGGCCGCCGACCAGGAACAGCAGGTAGAGGAACCCGGCGATGACATGGCCGGCGATGAGGTAGGCGAAGAGCCGGATCACCAGTCCGCGCGGGAACCGCTCCTCACGCGGGCTCTCGTCGCCGGCTGTGCGCCTGTCCAACGGGTCGTACGACATGCGGATCACATTCCTCGGCGGTCGGGGACGGGGTGCAGTTCGGGGGCCTGCAGCAGGGTGTGCACGAAGAGGATCTCCGCCCCTTCGGGAGTGGCCGCCGCGATGCGGTGCGGGGTGAGCGAGTCGAAGTGCGCGCTGTCACCGGCCGCCAGCTCGTGGACGGCGTCCCCGAGGCCGAGACGCAGCCGCCCGCTCACGACGTGGAGCCACTCCTCGCCGGGGTGCACGCGTACGAGGTCGCCCTGCACGCCGTGCGGCACGAACACCCGCAGGGCCTGCATGGCCCTTCCCGGGTTGCCGGCCCGGTGGTAGTCCCAGCCGGCCGCCGCCATGGGCTCGCGGTCGCGGCCACGGATGACCGGATCGCGTTCTGCGGGCTGTTCGCCGAGCAGTTCCGCGACCGTCGTACCGTAGATGCGGGCGAGGGCGAGGAGCATCGGCAGCGAAGGCTGCCGCTGTCCCGTCTCGAGCCGGGAGAGATGGGCGGGCGAGAGTCCCGCCCGCCGGGCGGCGACCTCGAGGGTGAGTCCACGACGGCGGCGCAGGTCGCGCAGCCGGGGTGCCATCTCGGGCAGTCCCTCGTCCGTCGGCTCGGATGAGCTGGTCATGCCCCCATTGGGCCAGAGTATTGTCCGTGAGGCAAATTCCTTTGCCTCACGGACAAAAACGTCTGGTCAGCGGTTGGCGACCGCCTGCTTCATCAGGGTCTTGCCGAAGTCCCACATCAGGCCGCCCCCGCCGTGGGCGTCCTCCATCACGGCTTCGAACGCGCCGACGAAACGGTCGACCTCCTTCTCTCCGATGATCAGCGGCGGGATCAGCTTGATCACTTCCATGCGGTCCCCGGAGACCTGGGTGAGGATCCGGTGCCGCTGCAGCAGCGGCACCACCACCATCTGCGCGAACAGCCCCTTCCGGGCCGCCTGCAGCACGGTCCAGCGGCTGCGCAGTTTGATCGACTCCGGTCGCCCGAACTCGATGCCGATCATCAGCCCGCGACCGCGCACCGCGTGGAGCAGCTCGTACCGGTCGACGAGCGACGCCAGCCGGGCCCGCAACAGCTCGCCCGTCACCCGCGCGTTCTTCACGATGTGCTCGTTCTCCAGCACCGACAGCACGGCCAGCCCCGCCGCCATCGCCTGGGCGTTGGAGCCGAAGCTCGCGGAGTGCACCAGGACCCGGTCCATCGACGAGTAGACCTTCTTGAAGATCCAGTCCCTGCCGAGGGTGGCGCCGACGGGCACATAGCCTCCCGACAGCGCCTTGGCCACGCAGACGAGGTCGGGCTCGACGCCCGCCTCGTACTGGAAGGCGTAGAAGTCGCCGGTGCGCCCGAGGCCCGTCTGCACCTCGTCCGCGATCAGCAGCGCCTTGTACTTGTGCAGCAGTTCCTGGGCCCCCCGGAGAAATCCTGGCGGTGTCGGGTGGACGCCCTTTCCCTGGACCGGTTCGACGATGAACGCGGCCACGTCGCCGCGCACCAGCTCGCGCTCGAGAGCGCCCAGGTCACCCATCGCGATCGCGGTGTCCGGCAGCAGCGGGGAGAAACCGTCACGGAACCCGTCCTCGCCGTTGACCGACAGCGCTCCGGTCGTCAGCCCGTGGAAGGCGTGCGTGCAGTACAGGACCCTGGGCCGGCCCGTCACGTACCGGGCGAACTTCAGCGCCGCCTCGACGGCCTCCGCCCCGCTGTTGCCGAAGTACACCCGGTCCAGGTGCGGGGTGTGCTCGAGCAGCTTCTCCGCGAGCAGCCCGGGAAGCGGCTGGCAGTCGAAGCGGACGAGGTCGGGGAGCGAGGCGTCGATCACGTCGTGGAGCGCCTTGTTCACGACGGGGTGGTGCCGGCCGAGACCCATCACCCCGAAACCCGCGAGCATGTCGAGGTAGTCGTTGCCCTCGGTGTCGTAGAAGTAGGCCCCCTCCGCCCGGTCGTAGACCTTGTCGAACCCGATGGTGCGCAGCATGCGCGGCAGTTGGTGGTTCAAGTACCGGGCGTGCAGCTCGTAGCGCTCCCCACCGCGCCGCGCCAGCAGTTCCGCCAGATCGAAGCTCTTGGGCTGCTCGGTCATTCCTCGGCTCTCCTGGTCCAGAGTGTCGGTCGGTCACATGTCCGTCACCGGGTCCCGGAGACCGTCTCGCGGGCGGCCCGGAGCGATTCCTTGAGCGATCCCATGGTGGCCAGGACGGCGGTGGGCTCGTAGCCGCAGTGGGCCATGCAGTTGGCGCAGCGCGGGTCCTTGCCGCGGCCGTACTTGTCCCAGTCGGTGTCCTCGACGAGTTCGCGGTAGGTGGGGACGTAGCCGTCGCTCATCAGGTAGCAGGGGCGCTGCCAGCCGAAGAGGGAGTAGTTGGGGATCGCCCACGCGGTGCAGGGGAAGTCGGCCTTCCCCTCGAGGAAGTCCAGGAAGAGCGGGGAGTGGTTGAGCCTCCAACGTCGCCGGTTGCCGCCGGAGAAGGCCTTCCGGAAGAGTTCCCTGGTCTGCTCGACGCCGAGGAAGTGCTCCTGGTCGGGTGCCTTCTCGTAGGCGTACGCGGGCGAGATCATCATCTCGTCGACCTTGAGGTCGTCGTTGAGGTAGTTCAGGACCTCGATGACCGTCTGGGGGGTGTCGGTGTTGAAGAAGGTCGAGTTGGTGGTGACCCGGAAACCGCGGCGCTTGGCTTCCTTGATCGCCGCGACCGCTTCGTCGAACACTCCCTCCTTGGCGACCGATTCGTCGTGGCGCTCCCTCAGTCCGTCGATGTGCACGGCGAAGGCGAAGTACGGGGAGGGGGTGAACTTCTCGATCTTCTTGCGCAGCAGCACGGCGTTGGTGCACAGGAACACGTATTTCCGGCGGGCGACCAACTGACGCACGATCTCGTCGATCTGAGGGTGCATCAACGGTTCGCCGCCGGCGATGGAGACCATCGGCGCTCCGGACTCCAGCACCGCGCCGACCGCCTGCGCCACCGGCATCCGCTGCTTGAGCACCCCGGCGGGGTGCTGGATCTTCCCGCAGCCCTCGCATGCGAGGTTGCACGCGTAGAGCGGCTCGAGTTCGACGATCAGAGGGAACTTGTCGCGCTTGCGGAGCTTCTGTTCGAAGAGATAGGTCCCGACCCTGACGGTCTGGCGGAGCGGCATGGCCATCTGGCTCACCTCCTGGGGAGCAGCAAAGAACGGTGCCATTCAAGAAATGCGGGCATTACGGCACGAAGAACACGGAAGGCTGATATTCCACCGCGAAGCGTGCCGATCCGTACCAGTTCGTGTTCGGGGGCGTCCACGACCACCCGGACGGCCGCAACGGGACGCGGCCCGGTCTCCATGGCGCTGTTCAGGGTCGCCGCGGACTCCATGTCCGCGGCGATCGCTCCGGCCGCGAGCAGCTGTGCGCGCTCGTGGCCGCGCACGACGTGATCCACGCCGGTCAGCGGGCCCCGGTGCACCGTGCGCCCGGGGACCGCCCTGGCCACGGCCTTCGCCAGGAGGTCCGTTCCGGTGCAGGGGGTGGAGACACCGTCGAGCCGGGCCTCCTCCACCACGACGAGGTCTCCCGGGTGCATGCCCGGGGCGAGACCCGCGCAGAAGCCGGACGCCACGACCGCCGCCTCCCGGAAGGGCTCCGTGCCGCACGCGGCGCGCACGGCACGGCCGGCGTTGGCCGGCCCCATGCCGGTACGCAGGACGGTCGCGCCGCTCCCGCCGCGGCGCCGGTCACCGGCCCGCAGCGCGAACCTCTCGATGCCGAGCGCGCAGGCGATCAGCAGCGGCACGGCCGGGACGGCCGGCTCCCCGCGGTCCGCCATCAGCCCCCCTCACGGGCGGCCGCACGGCCCACGGGCTTCTCCCCGTGGAGGAAGCGGCCGAGCGCGGTGAGGGGGAAGACCTGCCGGTACAGGTGGTAGTTGATCGAGAAGTCCCAGGGGAAGCCGGTCCCCGTGAAGTACGGCTCGTCCCAGGAGCCGTCGGGCCGCTGGGTCCGTGCCAGCCAGGCGACGCCCCGCTCGACGGCCCTGCCGTCCCGCTCACCGGCCGACAGCAGCGCCAGCAGCGCCCAGCCGGTCTGGGAGGCCGTGGAGGCACCGCGGCCGATCGACTGCTCCTCCCGGTAGGAGCGCAGGTCCTCGCCCCAGCCCCCGTCCTCGTTCTGGACGGACTCGAGCCAGGTGACCGCCCGGCGGACCGACGGGTGGGACGCGGGCAGCCCGGCGGCGATCAGGGCGGGCACCACCGCCCCCGTGCCGTAGACGTAGTTGACTCCCCAGCGGCCGAACCAGGCGCCGTTCGCCTCCTGTTCCCGGAGCAGCCACCGCACGCCCCGCCGGGTGCGCGGGTCCTCGGCCATGCCCTCGTGGGCGAGCATCTCGACGACGTGCGCGGTGACGTCCGCCGACGGCGGGTCGATCACCTCGCCGAAGTCGCAGAACGGCAGCCGGTTCGGGAACGGGCTGGTGTTGTCGGCGTCGAACGCCCCCCAGGCGCCGTTCAGGGACTGCATCCCGAGGTTCCAGCGTGTGCCGCGGGCCACGGCCGCCTCGACGCGCTCCGGGTCCGGGTGCTTCACCCGGCGCAGGGCGAGGATCACCTCGGCCGTGTCGTCGATGTCGGGGTAGTTGTCGTTGTGGAACTCGAACGCCCAGCCGCCGGGCCCGAGTCCTGGCCTGCGCACCGCCCAGTCACCGGGCCGCACGATCTGCTCGCTCAGCATCCAGTCCGCCGCCTTCACCAGTGCGGGGTGGTCGGCGGGCAGGCCGGCGTCGGCGAGCGCGATGGTGGCGAGGCAGGTGTCCCAGACCGGGGACTGGCAGGCCTCGATCATCCGTACGGGGAGACCTTCCTCCTCGCGGTGGACGGCGAAGCGGTCCAAGGACTCCAGTCCCGCGCGCATGACGGGGTGCTCGAGGTCGTAGCCGAGCAGGTGCAGGGCGATCACCGAGTACACGGCAGGCGGCTGGATGCCGCCCCAGCAGCCGTCGTTCTCCTGCCGTTCGATGATCCAGCGGGCGGCGGCGTTCATGGCCGCCCTGCGCAGCCGGCGGGGTGCCACCTTGTGGTAGAGGTGCAGCGCCTTGTCGGCGCGCTGGAAGAAGCCGTCCCAGCTGGCGGCGGGGGCGAACCGCTTCTGCGGGTTGGGCATCGCCGGGTCGGTGTGCAGCTCGTCGAGGGCGAACGGGGCCGGCCGCACCGGCCGCTTCGCGGAGACGACGGTCAGGGGCACGATGGTCTGCCGTGCCCAGCAGCCGAAGTCGTAGATGTTCAGCGGGACCCACTTGGGCAGCAGGATCAGCTCCGGCGGCAGTTCGGGCAGGTCGTCCCACTTCCACCAGCCGAACAGGGCCAGCCAGATCCGGGTGAAGACCCGGGCCGCCGCGATGCCGCCCCTGCTCCTGACCCAGGAGGCGGCGCGCTGCATGTGCGGGTCGTCCGGGCGGTCCCCCGCCAGCCGCAGGGCGACGTACGCCTCGATGGTGGTGGACAGTTCGCCCGGACCGCCGTAGAAGGTCGCCCAGGTGCCGTCGTCGCGCTGCTGCCCGCGGATGAACCGGGCGGAGGCCTCCACGGTCGCCGCGTCCTGGATGCCGAGGAACTGCCGCAGCAGCAGGTCCTCCGCGTCCATGGTCACGTTGGTCTCGAGGTCGCCCTTCCACCACCCCTGGGCGTCCTGCCGCGCGAGCAGATGCTCGACGGCCCGTTCCGCGGCACGTCCGGCCGCTTCCCGTACGTCGGTGCCCGGCGCGGTGGTCCGGGCGGCGGTCGTCGTGGTCGTGTCGCCGGCAGTGGCAGCACCGGCCCGCACGGGCCCGCTGCTTCCGTCGGTCGTCGCTGTCATTGTTTCCCCTTCGTTGCAGTGGTCTCTGCTGAGCTGGGGTCTGACGTCGGCCGGTGACGATGACGTCACCGGCCGGCGACGCGCTTCATATGGTGCGGCTGTTGCTCCGGTCGGTCCTTGCGATGATGATGGCGATCATCTCTTTCGTACGACGACGAAGTCCGCCAGCGCGACGAGCTGCGCGCGGACCCGTTCCGGCATGTCGACGCGGTCGAGGGCCTCGATCGCGACGGCGTGCTGCCGCCGAGCCTCCTGGGAGGTCCACTCCCGGCCGCCGGCCTCCTCGATCAGAGCCGCCCGGGTGGCGAACTCCTCCTCGGAGAAACTGTCGAAGTCGCTGCTCTTGGCGTCGGCGGCGAGCAGTCCGCCGAGCCGCTCGGAGGCCGGGCCGCCGGCCGCGAGTGCCGCGACGACCGGCAGGGACTTCTTGCGCTGCCGCAGGTCGCTCCAGGTCTGCTTGCCGGTGGCGACCGGGTCGCCCCAGATGCCGAGCAGGTCGTCGACTGCCTGGAAGGCGAGACCGAGGTGGTAGCCGTACGCCTCCAGCGTGTCGGCGGTCCTCTCGTCGGCCCCGCCGAGCACCGCGCCGATGGAGACGGCGCAGGCCAGCAGCGCACCGGTCTTGTTGCCCTCCATCTCCAGGCACTCCTCGACGGTGACCCGCTCGCGGTGCTCGAAGGAGATGTCCTGGGCCTGGCCGTCGATGAGCTTGCGGGACGCGGTGGTGAGCCGGCGGGCGGCCCGCCCGGCCTCCACGGTGCCGCTCTCCAGCAGCACTTCGTTCGCCACCGCGAACAGCGCGTCGCCGACCAGGATCGCCTGGGCGGGCCCGTGCACCTTCCAGACGGTGTCGCGGTGGCGGCGCTGCTCGTCGCCGTCCATCAGGTCGTCGTGCAGGAGCGAGAAGTTGTGCACCAGCTCCACGGCGACGGCCCCGGGGATGCCGACCTCGGGCGCGGCACCCGCCGCCTCCGCGGACAGCAGCGCCAGCGCGGGGCGCACGGCCTTGCCGCCGTCGCCCTCCGAGGGCCGTCCCTGCGCGTCGATCCAGCCGAAGTGGTAGGCGGCGACGGTGTTCATGGGCGGCGCGAGCCGCTCCACGGCGGCGCGCAGCACCGGCGTGGACAAGGTCCGTCCGCGCTCCAGCAGCGCGGAGATGTCGATACCCCCCGCGCTCTGTGCGGTGTCGTCGGCCGGGTACGCCGAGTGCACTGTCGGCACGCTTTCTCCTCTGGTTCCAGTACTGGTGCTCACGCCGCCTCCTTGAGGGGATGTTCATGGCGGCGTCCGAGCGCGGAGAGCGCAGCGCCCGCGGCACTGAACCCACTGCGTACGGCGCCCTCCATGGTCGCGGGCCAGCCGGTGGCAGTCCACGCGCCGGCAAGGTACAGGCCCGGGGCGCGGGTGTGCGCGGCCGGCCGCAGCCTGCCGACGCCGGGGGACGGTGCGAACGTCGCCGTGCGCTCGCGGGTGACGAAGAAGTCCCGTACCCCGGCACCGCGCGCCGCGGGCAACAGCCTTTCCAGCTCCGGCAGATACCTCTTCCGCAGCACGGAGACCGGTTCGTCGATCTCGCTCTGCGCCGCGGACTGGGAGACCGCCAGGTACTGGCCTTCCCTGGCGCCCGATGCCTGTGTGCGGTCGAAGACCCACTGGACGGGCGTGCCGAGCGCGGCGAAGAAGGGCCGGCGCAGCACCTTGCGGTCGTACAGGACATGGATGTTGAGGATCGGGGCGGTGCCGATGTCGAGCAGCCGGTCGGGGTCGTCCAGCGCACCGGCGGGAAGCAGGGCGTGGGCCTCGCGCTGCGCGACGGCCAGCACGACCGTGTCGGCGTCCAGTTCCTCACCGTCCACGTCGACCTGCCAGCGGCCGTCCGCCGGCCGGCTGATCCGCCGTACCCGGGTGGACAGTTCGGTGCGCACCCCGGCCGAGTCGAGGGCCTTGCGGGCGAGTGTGTCGTGCAGTTCGCCGAGCGGTACATGGGCCCAGCCGATGTCGGCGGCGCCGGGCTCGGACAGCAGCCCGGTCTTGAAGACCATCGCGGCCAGTCCCAAGGACGCCTGCGGCGCCCTGGCGTTGAGGGTCGCGACACCGACGAGGTCCCACAGGGCGGCGACGGCGCGCGGCGACTGGCCGTGGCGGCCGAGCCAGGTGGCGAAGTCGACGCCGTCCAGTGCCGGGTCGGTGGGGTCCAGCCCCTTCAGCGCGAGCGCGGCGCGCCCGACACCCGCCCGCTCGGCGAGGGACAGGTGCGGATAGCCGGCGAGGCTCCCGGCGAGGTGCAGCGGTACGGGCAGCGCGGAGCGGCGCAGGCGGCCGAGCCTCGGCCCCTTCCTGGCGGCGACGTCGAGCACGGGCACGTCGAGGCGGTCCTGCACCGGGGCGAGGTGCGCGCCGTCGATCCGGTCGAGGAACCAGCGGTAGGCGGTGCAGCAACGCAGGTACACGTGCTGGCCGTTGTCCACGGTGAGCTCGCCGCGGCGGAAGGAGAAGGCCAGCCCGCCGAGCCGGGGCCTGCTCTCGAGCAGGGTGACCCGCACCCCCGCGTCGGCGAGTTGGAGCGCCGCGGTGACACCGGCGAGGCCGCCGCCGACCACCACCGCGTGCCGGGAGTCCGAACCGTCGGCCGTCATCCGCGTGCCTCCCTCGTGGACCGTACGGCGCCCGGCGCGTGAGGTGCCGGGGACCCGGTGCCTTGCCGGCCGGCCCTCCACCGCACAGAACTGAGCACCTGCGGCGTGGTCCGGTCCGGGATGTCGGTCGGGGGTGTCACCGGCGCCCTCCCAGAGTCTGGCGGCCGATGTGGCGCGCGTCGAGACCGGACAGTCCCCGGACGGCGACGTATGCCTTCTCTCGTCCCGGCAGGGAGACACGGCCGCGGAGCACGGCGTCCGGGTCGCGCTCGATGCGGTCGAGGAGGCGGCGGTAGATGCCGGCCATGGCCGCGACGCACGCGCCGCTGCGCCGGTCCAGCATGGGCAGCAGGCGGTAACCCTCCGCGAACAGGGCGCGGGCGCGCCGCACTTCGAAGTGCACCAGGCCGGCGAAGTCGGAGCCGGGAGGCGGTGTCGTGCCGTTGAAGCCTTCGGAGCAGCCGAACTTGGCGAGGTCGTCGGCGGGCAGGTAGGTGCGGCCGTTGGACGCGTCCTCCGCGATGTCCCTGAGGATGTTGGTCAGTTGCAGCGCGAGGCCCAGCGTGTCGGCGTACTCGGCGGCGCGGTCGGCTCCGCGCGCGCCGGGCTGGGTGCCGAACACCCCGAGCGAGAGCCGCCCGATGGCGCCGGCCACGCACCGGCAGTACGCCTTGAGGTCGTCCCAGGTCTCGTACGTCTCGCCCCGGACGTCCATCAGGACGCCGTCGATGAGCTCGTCGAGGCCGCCGAGCGGCAGCGGGAAGCGGCGCGCGGCGTCGCAGAGCGCGACGGCGACGGGGTCGGTGTCGTCCTCGTCGACGGCGCCCTGCCTGATGCGGTCGAGCAGCTCGCGCGTGGCTTCCAGCCGGTCCTGCTTGGCCTGCGGCTTCAGCGTGCCGTCGCCGATGTCGTCGACACGCCGGGAGAACGCGTACAGCGCCGACATGGCCTGGCGCTTGTGCGGCGGCAGGAGCCTGATGCCGTAGGCGAAGTTACGGGCCTGCTGTCCGGTGACGGCCTCGCAGTAGCTGTACGCGGCCTGCACCGGGGCGGTCGGCACCTG
Coding sequences within:
- a CDS encoding tyrosine-protein phosphatase gives rise to the protein MTQQLPQVPSTEPELTGVRNFRDVGGLPTTDGRTVRPGRLFRSGHLAHATASDAAFLSALGLHTIFDFRNAADQRLEGPDIDLPGVRNVNLPLSDPADGAEFWKMVRDGNLDELKSILADGKGAGRMIASYRMIIKERTAEHSRVLHALAEDSVPALMHCAAGKDRAGLSIAVSLLAVGVERDAIEADYLKSNDPHRRYKVRRSGNGPDAMSPEVMELLSPLFDARAEYLAAAFEAIEENWGTTERYLTEGLRLSPATRERLRERLLEG
- a CDS encoding DUF6126 family protein, with the protein product MSYDPLDRRTAGDESPREERFPRGLVIRLFAYLIAGHVIAGFLYLLFLVGGQNQ
- a CDS encoding XRE family transcriptional regulator yields the protein MTSSSEPTDEGLPEMAPRLRDLRRRRGLTLEVAARRAGLSPAHLSRLETGQRQPSLPMLLALARIYGTTVAELLGEQPAERDPVIRGRDREPMAAAGWDYHRAGNPGRAMQALRVFVPHGVQGDLVRVHPGEEWLHVVSGRLRLGLGDAVHELAAGDSAHFDSLTPHRIAAATPEGAEILFVHTLLQAPELHPVPDRRGM
- a CDS encoding aspartate aminotransferase family protein, translated to MTEQPKSFDLAELLARRGGERYELHARYLNHQLPRMLRTIGFDKVYDRAEGAYFYDTEGNDYLDMLAGFGVMGLGRHHPVVNKALHDVIDASLPDLVRFDCQPLPGLLAEKLLEHTPHLDRVYFGNSGAEAVEAALKFARYVTGRPRVLYCTHAFHGLTTGALSVNGEDGFRDGFSPLLPDTAIAMGDLGALERELVRGDVAAFIVEPVQGKGVHPTPPGFLRGAQELLHKYKALLIADEVQTGLGRTGDFYAFQYEAGVEPDLVCVAKALSGGYVPVGATLGRDWIFKKVYSSMDRVLVHSASFGSNAQAMAAGLAVLSVLENEHIVKNARVTGELLRARLASLVDRYELLHAVRGRGLMIGIEFGRPESIKLRSRWTVLQAARKGLFAQMVVVPLLQRHRILTQVSGDRMEVIKLIPPLIIGEKEVDRFVGAFEAVMEDAHGGGGLMWDFGKTLMKQAVANR
- the hpnH gene encoding adenosyl-hopene transferase HpnH, with translation MAMPLRQTVRVGTYLFEQKLRKRDKFPLIVELEPLYACNLACEGCGKIQHPAGVLKQRMPVAQAVGAVLESGAPMVSIAGGEPLMHPQIDEIVRQLVARRKYVFLCTNAVLLRKKIEKFTPSPYFAFAVHIDGLRERHDESVAKEGVFDEAVAAIKEAKRRGFRVTTNSTFFNTDTPQTVIEVLNYLNDDLKVDEMMISPAYAYEKAPDQEHFLGVEQTRELFRKAFSGGNRRRWRLNHSPLFLDFLEGKADFPCTAWAIPNYSLFGWQRPCYLMSDGYVPTYRELVEDTDWDKYGRGKDPRCANCMAHCGYEPTAVLATMGSLKESLRAARETVSGTR
- a CDS encoding phosphorylase family protein — protein: MADRGEPAVPAVPLLIACALGIERFALRAGDRRRGGSGATVLRTGMGPANAGRAVRAACGTEPFREAAVVASGFCAGLAPGMHPGDLVVVEEARLDGVSTPCTGTDLLAKAVARAVPGRTVHRGPLTGVDHVVRGHERAQLLAAGAIAADMESAATLNSAMETGPRPVAAVRVVVDAPEHELVRIGTLRGGISAFRVLRAVMPAFLEWHRSLLLPRR
- the shc gene encoding squalene--hopene cyclase; its protein translation is MTATTDGSSGPVRAGAATAGDTTTTTAARTTAPGTDVREAAGRAAERAVEHLLARQDAQGWWKGDLETNVTMDAEDLLLRQFLGIQDAATVEASARFIRGQQRDDGTWATFYGGPGELSTTIEAYVALRLAGDRPDDPHMQRAASWVRSRGGIAAARVFTRIWLALFGWWKWDDLPELPPELILLPKWVPLNIYDFGCWARQTIVPLTVVSAKRPVRPAPFALDELHTDPAMPNPQKRFAPAASWDGFFQRADKALHLYHKVAPRRLRRAAMNAAARWIIERQENDGCWGGIQPPAVYSVIALHLLGYDLEHPVMRAGLESLDRFAVHREEEGLPVRMIEACQSPVWDTCLATIALADAGLPADHPALVKAADWMLSEQIVRPGDWAVRRPGLGPGGWAFEFHNDNYPDIDDTAEVILALRRVKHPDPERVEAAVARGTRWNLGMQSLNGAWGAFDADNTSPFPNRLPFCDFGEVIDPPSADVTAHVVEMLAHEGMAEDPRTRRGVRWLLREQEANGAWFGRWGVNYVYGTGAVVPALIAAGLPASHPSVRRAVTWLESVQNEDGGWGEDLRSYREEQSIGRGASTASQTGWALLALLSAGERDGRAVERGVAWLARTQRPDGSWDEPYFTGTGFPWDFSINYHLYRQVFPLTALGRFLHGEKPVGRAAAREGG
- a CDS encoding polyprenyl synthetase family protein, with amino-acid sequence MSTSTGTRGESVPTVHSAYPADDTAQSAGGIDISALLERGRTLSTPVLRAAVERLAPPMNTVAAYHFGWIDAQGRPSEGDGGKAVRPALALLSAEAAGAAPEVGIPGAVAVELVHNFSLLHDDLMDGDEQRRHRDTVWKVHGPAQAILVGDALFAVANEVLLESGTVEAGRAARRLTTASRKLIDGQAQDISFEHRERVTVEECLEMEGNKTGALLACAVSIGAVLGGADERTADTLEAYGYHLGLAFQAVDDLLGIWGDPVATGKQTWSDLRQRKKSLPVVAALAAGGPASERLGGLLAADAKSSDFDSFSEEEFATRAALIEEAGGREWTSQEARRQHAVAIEALDRVDMPERVRAQLVALADFVVVRKR
- the hpnE gene encoding hydroxysqualene dehydroxylase HpnE, which codes for MEGRPARHRVPGTSRAGRRTVHEGGTRMTADGSDSRHAVVVGGGLAGVTAALQLADAGVRVTLLESRPRLGGLAFSFRRGELTVDNGQHVYLRCCTAYRWFLDRIDGAHLAPVQDRLDVPVLDVAARKGPRLGRLRRSALPVPLHLAGSLAGYPHLSLAERAGVGRAALALKGLDPTDPALDGVDFATWLGRHGQSPRAVAALWDLVGVATLNARAPQASLGLAAMVFKTGLLSEPGAADIGWAHVPLGELHDTLARKALDSAGVRTELSTRVRRISRPADGRWQVDVDGEELDADTVVLAVAQREAHALLPAGALDDPDRLLDIGTAPILNIHVLYDRKVLRRPFFAALGTPVQWVFDRTQASGAREGQYLAVSQSAAQSEIDEPVSVLRKRYLPELERLLPAARGAGVRDFFVTRERTATFAPSPGVGRLRPAAHTRAPGLYLAGAWTATGWPATMEGAVRSGFSAAGAALSALGRRHEHPLKEAA
- the hpnD gene encoding presqualene diphosphate synthase HpnD produces the protein MSRTMEGPTQVPTAPVQAAYSYCEAVTGQQARNFAYGIRLLPPHKRQAMSALYAFSRRVDDIGDGTLKPQAKQDRLEATRELLDRIRQGAVDEDDTDPVAVALCDAARRFPLPLGGLDELIDGVLMDVRGETYETWDDLKAYCRCVAGAIGRLSLGVFGTQPGARGADRAAEYADTLGLALQLTNILRDIAEDASNGRTYLPADDLAKFGCSEGFNGTTPPPGSDFAGLVHFEVRRARALFAEGYRLLPMLDRRSGACVAAMAGIYRRLLDRIERDPDAVLRGRVSLPGREKAYVAVRGLSGLDARHIGRQTLGGRR